From the Deinococcus hopiensis KR-140 genome, one window contains:
- a CDS encoding ArdC-like ssDNA-binding domain-containing protein, whose protein sequence is MTTDPAPVAPIPAAELLRQVEHHVEHLAQGGSIELLAYLAFAARFHTYSVNNQVLILLSAPEARFVAGIKTWNQQGRRVRKGAKGIKILAPMTRRVEENGEEKRALVGFRTVTVFPDTATEGDPLPETSFMTAQEGGDLALFDHLVSHCPYPVKWEPLSRAHGMTDGGVITLDPDRCATPAQRIRVLFHEWAHAALHFQGAQLRAEDLPDRQTRELEADAAAYVLASLHGVEATAAVSDYLTTWGGNAEKLRASLGRIHQAVSSILGRFQNSSRMTPQAAD, encoded by the coding sequence ATGACCACCGACCCTGCACCCGTTGCCCCAATTCCCGCCGCTGAACTCCTGCGGCAAGTCGAGCACCACGTGGAACACCTCGCCCAGGGAGGCAGCATCGAACTGCTGGCGTACCTGGCCTTTGCCGCCCGCTTCCACACCTACAGCGTCAACAACCAGGTGCTGATTCTCCTGTCCGCCCCAGAAGCGCGCTTTGTCGCGGGCATCAAGACCTGGAACCAGCAGGGACGCCGCGTCAGAAAAGGCGCGAAGGGCATCAAGATTCTCGCCCCCATGACGCGCCGGGTCGAGGAGAACGGGGAAGAGAAGCGCGCTTTGGTGGGTTTTCGTACCGTGACCGTTTTCCCTGACACGGCGACCGAAGGCGACCCGTTGCCGGAGACGTCATTTATGACCGCGCAGGAGGGCGGAGACCTGGCCCTGTTCGATCATCTCGTGTCGCACTGCCCGTACCCCGTGAAATGGGAACCGCTGAGCAGAGCGCACGGGATGACGGACGGGGGTGTGATCACCCTCGATCCGGACCGCTGCGCGACGCCCGCCCAGCGCATCCGGGTGCTGTTCCACGAGTGGGCGCACGCCGCGCTGCACTTCCAGGGGGCACAGCTGCGCGCGGAAGACCTGCCCGACCGCCAGACCCGGGAACTGGAAGCGGATGCGGCGGCCTATGTGCTGGCGAGCTTGCACGGGGTCGAGGCGACCGCCGCGGTCAGCGACTACCTCACCACCTGGGGTGGAAACGCGGAGAAGCTCCGCGCCAGCCTGGGCCGCATTCACCAGGCTGTGTCCAGCATCCTGGGGCGCTTCCAGAACAGCAGCCGCATGACGCCGCAGGCCGCCGACTGA
- a CDS encoding IS4 family transposase — protein sequence MITAQSVNHRDLGPHLPGISSTEAKKRRVERAVHDEQLTAQVFLALLLAHLPPGKILMSLDRTTWEHGESPLNLLVLGAVVHGFTIPLYWVALDHTGNSDTRARMWVVSKLLEALPARRWKGLVADREFIGAEWFRFLRRKGIRRAVRICKDTVLEELAAETWFQDLQQGQFRMIAEKTQVFGERMRVVATRSPAGDLVIIATDFGVWETWKLYKLRWSIECTFSSQKMRGFDLERTGVTDKGRLERLFGLVTLAWLSCLRVGVWRHETQPIRVLAHGRRAMSLVRYGSELLHNVLRWVPHQLAEILQVLLRPFSSLEREKSEVVIY from the coding sequence ATGATCACGGCGCAGAGCGTCAACCACCGCGACCTTGGTCCACATCTCCCAGGCATCAGTTCCACCGAAGCCAAGAAACGGCGCGTGGAACGCGCCGTCCATGACGAGCAACTCACCGCTCAGGTCTTCCTGGCACTGCTGTTGGCACACCTTCCCCCGGGGAAAATCCTCATGAGCCTGGACCGCACCACCTGGGAACATGGGGAATCTCCCCTCAACCTCCTGGTGCTGGGTGCGGTCGTCCACGGATTCACGATCCCCCTGTACTGGGTGGCCTTGGATCACACCGGCAACAGTGACACCCGGGCGAGGATGTGGGTGGTCTCCAAGCTGCTGGAGGCCCTTCCAGCGCGACGCTGGAAGGGCCTGGTGGCGGACCGGGAGTTCATAGGTGCCGAGTGGTTCCGCTTCCTGCGACGCAAGGGCATTCGTCGAGCTGTTCGGATTTGCAAAGACACCGTGCTGGAAGAGCTCGCAGCAGAGACGTGGTTCCAAGATCTGCAACAGGGTCAATTCCGAATGATCGCCGAAAAAACACAGGTCTTCGGAGAGCGTATGCGGGTCGTGGCAACCAGGTCACCCGCGGGTGACCTGGTGATCATCGCCACAGATTTTGGCGTCTGGGAGACATGGAAGCTGTACAAGCTCCGCTGGTCCATTGAATGTACGTTCAGCTCGCAAAAGATGCGGGGGTTTGATCTGGAGCGCACTGGAGTGACGGACAAAGGGCGCCTGGAGCGCTTGTTTGGGCTCGTCACCCTGGCGTGGTTGAGCTGCCTGCGAGTGGGCGTCTGGCGCCACGAGACCCAACCTATCCGAGTCTTGGCTCATGGCCGCCGGGCCATGAGCCTCGTCCGGTATGGATCAGAGCTTTTGCACAACGTGCTGCGCTGGGTCCCGCACCAACTGGCGGAGATCCTTCAAGTCCTCCTCCGGCCTTTTTCCTCACTGGAACGAGAAAAAAGTGAAGTTGTCATCTACTGA
- a CDS encoding IS3 family transposase, producing MIEDARLAYPQVSVRRLCELHGVNRSWFYEQQGREEVDTDQALSQDIEAVVMEFNGYGYRRVTRELARRGRPVNHKRVLRVMRERRLLCRPKRRHRATTDSNHSEKRFPNLLRDAVPVRPNQVWQADLTYVRVRQGFVYLACVLDGFTREVVGWSMSKFMDADLPLAALNNALSARCPAPGLLHHSDQGMQYASRVYVDRLRSAGITPSMSRTGNPYDNAKMESFYKTLKTEEVDLQEYVDLDDARRHINFFIADLYNRRRLHSSLGYVPPAEFAARYTATQM from the coding sequence ATGATCGAGGATGCGCGACTCGCGTATCCCCAGGTGTCGGTACGTCGTCTGTGCGAGCTGCACGGCGTCAATCGCTCGTGGTTCTACGAACAGCAGGGCCGGGAGGAGGTGGACACCGATCAGGCGTTGTCCCAGGACATTGAGGCCGTGGTGATGGAGTTCAACGGGTACGGATATCGGCGTGTCACCCGCGAGTTGGCCCGACGGGGCCGCCCGGTCAATCACAAGCGCGTGTTGCGTGTCATGCGGGAACGACGGTTGTTGTGCCGTCCCAAGCGCCGCCACCGGGCGACGACGGATTCCAACCACAGCGAGAAGCGCTTTCCCAACCTGCTGCGTGACGCCGTTCCGGTACGGCCCAATCAGGTCTGGCAGGCAGACCTGACCTACGTGCGAGTCCGGCAAGGCTTTGTGTACCTGGCCTGCGTGCTGGACGGTTTTACCCGTGAGGTCGTGGGCTGGTCCATGTCAAAGTTCATGGACGCGGATTTGCCGTTGGCAGCGCTCAACAACGCGCTTTCGGCGCGTTGTCCTGCTCCCGGTCTGCTGCACCACTCGGACCAGGGCATGCAATACGCGAGCCGAGTGTACGTGGACCGCTTGCGGTCCGCAGGAATCACGCCAAGCATGTCCAGGACAGGCAATCCCTATGACAACGCCAAAATGGAGAGTTTCTACAAGACCCTGAAGACCGAGGAGGTCGATCTGCAAGAGTACGTCGATCTGGACGATGCCCGGCGACACATCAATTTCTTTATTGCGGACCTGTACAATCGCCGCCGACTGCACTCCAGCCTGGGATACGTCCCACCTGCCGAGTTCGCTGCCCGCTACACTGCTACCCAGATGTGA
- a CDS encoding transposase — protein sequence MPGRTHSREFKLDIVNQINGAHKTTAQLCREHALSPSLIHRWRKEVEARGEAAFTDQAKPDQSLEQRIAELERFCGQLSLENTILKKSLATYRSKNGIK from the coding sequence ATGCCCGGACGCACCCACAGCCGTGAATTCAAGCTTGACATCGTGAACCAGATCAATGGGGCTCACAAGACGACCGCCCAGCTCTGCCGAGAACATGCCCTGTCGCCCAGCTTGATTCACCGTTGGCGGAAAGAGGTCGAGGCGCGAGGTGAAGCAGCGTTCACCGACCAGGCCAAACCCGACCAGTCGTTGGAACAACGAATCGCCGAGTTGGAACGATTTTGCGGACAGTTGTCGCTGGAGAACACGATTCTAAAAAAGTCGTTGGCGACGTACCGCTCGAAAAACGGCATCAAATGA
- a CDS encoding PAS domain S-box protein, with protein sequence MSELPMLLSDLQLLRQVIASSAVGTVITDALQDDHPIVYVNPAFERLTGYPAAEIVGHNCRFLQGHSHDQPGAREIRKAMQQQQSVTVTLRNYRKDGTLFYNELSLSPVRNAAGTVTHFVGFQNDVTAREEARHHEAQVHQQLISTLNRMTDGFVSLDRDLNFVYLNAAAAAISGQRPEDFIGQHLFTIFPELAESAVFQTVQRARETGTAQSAVSYLEPFGKWIEATAYPAEDGFSVFTRDVTEHHQDQEQLRMSEDRFSKVFQASPMPIIISRLSDERFIDVNEAFLDQVGYLREEVIGRTSQETGLQVDRVDRDRIASEVSEGSPVQSREVRLHTRSGEHHDMVLSLVLVELEGEPCVVTLARDITAEKVAQRILEESEQRYRRIATELQRTLDLSLDMIASFDAAGCFVTVSEACQQILGYAPEELLGRPYLDFVHSEDQDRTAQEEVSITAGHTTITFQNRYLHRSGTVVWMEWAAVLLPGDSLMYCVARDITERRAAEEDQAYLAAIVQASQDAILGVALDGTIRSWNTGAEQLYGYAAVEAVGQSMALIVPPEFHVEESEMLERVGAGEWLNPFESVRVAKNGRQVPVLVTASPIFDLAGRVIGVSKIAQDISERQSARNEIQHLNEHLQQQLRHVIGLREIDQAIASSSDLTTTLGLILDNVAQELGADAVTLLLLDPHTLSLEYAGTRGFTKPLQGSTVRVGNSLAGEVALSRKALTVPDLQHASISPAWHEVLTRERLMTYYGAPLLAKGKVLGVMEVLHQEPFDPSVTWLETFEMLTAQAAIAVDNAQLLRELDRKNLELRLAYDETIEGWARALDLRDRETEGHSRRVTEMTVQLCQQLGLSSEKLVDVRRGALLHDIGKMGIPDAVLLKPGKLTEEEWGLMKQHPDHAVRLLSLIRFLRPALDIPQYHHEKWDGSGYPVGLKGEAIPLTARAFAVVDVYDALTSDRPYRAAWTRERTLEHIRSGAGSHFDPEVVETFFQLLGG encoded by the coding sequence ATGTCAGAGCTGCCCATGCTTTTGTCCGATCTTCAGCTCTTGCGTCAGGTCATTGCGTCTTCTGCTGTCGGCACCGTGATTACAGACGCCCTTCAGGACGACCACCCAATCGTGTACGTCAACCCCGCCTTCGAACGTCTGACTGGCTATCCGGCGGCCGAAATTGTCGGGCACAACTGCCGTTTCTTGCAGGGCCACTCCCACGATCAGCCCGGCGCTCGTGAGATCCGGAAGGCGATGCAGCAGCAGCAGAGCGTCACCGTGACCCTGCGCAACTACCGCAAGGACGGCACGCTGTTCTACAACGAGTTGAGCCTCAGCCCAGTTCGTAACGCGGCGGGTACCGTCACGCACTTCGTGGGCTTCCAGAACGACGTGACGGCCCGTGAGGAAGCCAGACACCATGAAGCCCAGGTGCATCAGCAGCTGATCTCCACGCTCAACCGGATGACCGACGGCTTCGTTTCGTTGGACCGAGATCTGAACTTCGTTTACCTCAATGCTGCCGCCGCCGCTATTTCCGGACAGCGTCCCGAAGACTTCATTGGTCAACACCTGTTCACGATCTTCCCGGAACTTGCTGAGTCCGCTGTGTTTCAAACTGTTCAACGGGCCAGAGAAACGGGAACGGCTCAAAGTGCCGTGAGCTATCTGGAGCCATTCGGCAAGTGGATTGAAGCGACCGCCTACCCGGCTGAGGACGGCTTTTCGGTCTTCACCCGCGACGTGACCGAACATCATCAGGATCAGGAACAGCTCCGGATGAGCGAGGACCGCTTCTCAAAAGTCTTCCAGGCCAGCCCGATGCCCATCATTATTAGTCGCTTGAGCGACGAGCGGTTCATCGATGTGAACGAGGCCTTCCTGGATCAGGTCGGCTACCTCCGGGAGGAGGTGATCGGCCGCACTTCTCAAGAGACTGGACTCCAGGTTGACCGCGTTGACCGTGATCGGATAGCGAGCGAGGTGAGTGAAGGAAGTCCAGTGCAGAGCCGTGAAGTGCGCTTGCACACCAGGTCCGGCGAGCATCATGACATGGTTCTCTCATTGGTTCTGGTCGAGCTCGAGGGTGAACCTTGTGTGGTCACCCTCGCCCGTGACATCACCGCTGAGAAGGTGGCGCAACGGATACTGGAGGAAAGCGAACAGCGCTACCGCCGCATCGCAACTGAACTGCAACGGACCCTGGACCTCTCCCTGGACATGATCGCGTCCTTCGACGCCGCAGGATGCTTCGTCACCGTGAGCGAGGCCTGCCAACAGATTCTCGGCTACGCTCCTGAAGAACTTCTTGGCCGCCCCTATCTGGACTTCGTGCATTCGGAGGACCAAGACAGGACCGCGCAGGAAGAAGTCAGCATCACCGCAGGACACACCACGATCACCTTTCAGAACCGTTACCTCCATCGCAGCGGAACGGTGGTGTGGATGGAGTGGGCGGCAGTTCTGCTGCCCGGTGATTCATTGATGTACTGTGTGGCCCGCGACATCACAGAGCGCCGGGCAGCAGAAGAGGACCAGGCGTACCTGGCGGCCATCGTGCAGGCGAGTCAGGACGCCATTCTCGGGGTGGCGCTGGACGGCACCATCCGCTCATGGAATACAGGGGCCGAACAGCTCTACGGCTACGCTGCAGTGGAAGCCGTGGGTCAGTCGATGGCCCTGATCGTCCCGCCGGAATTCCACGTTGAGGAATCGGAAATGCTTGAACGGGTCGGGGCGGGTGAGTGGCTCAATCCCTTTGAGTCGGTGCGTGTGGCGAAGAATGGACGCCAGGTCCCGGTGCTCGTGACGGCTTCACCGATTTTCGACCTGGCTGGCCGGGTTATCGGCGTATCAAAGATCGCGCAGGACATCTCGGAACGCCAGTCGGCGAGGAACGAGATTCAGCACCTCAATGAGCACCTTCAGCAGCAACTGCGTCATGTCATCGGCCTGCGGGAGATCGATCAGGCCATCGCCTCAAGCAGCGACCTCACGACCACCCTGGGGCTGATCCTGGATAACGTCGCGCAGGAACTGGGGGCGGACGCCGTGACCTTGCTGCTGCTCGATCCGCACACCCTGAGCCTGGAGTACGCGGGCACCCGTGGATTTACCAAGCCGCTCCAGGGGTCGACCGTGCGCGTCGGCAACAGTCTGGCGGGCGAAGTGGCGCTCAGCCGAAAAGCCCTGACCGTGCCTGACCTGCAACACGCTTCAATCTCGCCCGCCTGGCACGAAGTGCTGACTCGGGAACGGCTGATGACCTATTACGGTGCGCCGCTGCTGGCCAAGGGCAAGGTCCTGGGCGTGATGGAAGTGCTTCACCAGGAACCGTTTGACCCATCTGTGACTTGGTTAGAGACCTTCGAGATGCTGACCGCCCAGGCCGCGATCGCGGTGGACAACGCGCAGCTGCTCAGGGAGTTGGATCGCAAGAACCTGGAACTGAGACTGGCGTACGACGAAACCATCGAAGGCTGGGCCAGGGCACTTGATCTGCGCGATAGGGAGACCGAGGGGCACTCCCGGCGCGTGACGGAGATGACGGTGCAGCTCTGTCAGCAGCTGGGACTGTCCTCAGAGAAACTGGTGGACGTGCGGCGGGGAGCGCTGCTGCATGACATTGGCAAGATGGGCATTCCCGACGCGGTTCTCCTGAAGCCAGGCAAGCTGACCGAGGAGGAATGGGGGTTGATGAAGCAGCATCCGGACCATGCGGTGAGGCTGCTCTCGCTGATCCGGTTCCTGCGCCCAGCGCTTGACATTCCGCAGTACCACCATGAGAAGTGGGACGGCAGTGGCTACCCGGTCGGCCTCAAGGGCGAGGCCATTCCCCTGACGGCCCGGGCGTTCGCGGTGGTGGACGTGTATGACGCGCTGACCAGTGATCGCCCTTACCGAGCAGCATGGACCCGGGAAAGGACACTTGAGCATATCCGGAGTGGTGCGGGTTCCCACTTTGATCCGGAAGTCGTGGAAACCTTCTTCCAACTGCTCGGCGGCTGA
- a CDS encoding sensor histidine kinase has translation MINLLSNALKYSRTQLEAHIEICVEERPHEWAVFVRDNGMGFDPRYTNKLFGVFQRLHRHDEFEGTRVGLANVRRIITRHGGTVFAHGVLNEVATFGCTLPRSR, from the coding sequence ATGATCAACCTCTTGTCGAACGCACTGAAATACAGCCGGACACAGCTCGAAGCCCACATCGAGATCTGCGTAGAGGAACGCCCCCACGAGTGGGCGGTCTTTGTGCGGGACAATGGGATGGGCTTTGATCCCCGGTATACCAACAAGCTATTCGGTGTGTTTCAGCGCCTGCACCGGCATGATGAGTTCGAAGGCACGCGGGTGGGGCTGGCGAACGTCCGGCGGATTATCACCCGGCACGGTGGCACGGTATTCGCGCATGGTGTGCTGAATGAGGTGGCCACGTTTGGCTGTACCTTGCCCCGGTCGCGCTGA
- a CDS encoding response regulator → MHSSTLVQSFLLVEDNAADFLLIKEVLEDIDLDLQLDVLSDGRKVLPYLGTHACPDLMLLDMNMPGMTGLEVLQALDGRHKGRIVMWSTGCSAAEVQRVLDVGADGFVQKPDT, encoded by the coding sequence ATGCACTCCTCCACTCTTGTTCAATCATTCCTATTGGTGGAGGACAACGCGGCCGACTTCCTGCTGATCAAGGAAGTCTTGGAAGACATAGATCTCGATCTCCAGTTGGATGTTCTTTCTGACGGTAGGAAAGTGCTGCCGTACCTCGGCACTCACGCTTGTCCCGACCTCATGCTGCTGGATATGAACATGCCGGGTATGACGGGTCTAGAAGTCTTGCAGGCCCTGGATGGCCGGCACAAAGGGCGGATCGTGATGTGGAGCACGGGCTGCTCGGCAGCAGAGGTGCAGCGTGTCCTTGACGTGGGTGCGGACGGCTTCGTTCAGAAGCCAGATACGTAG
- a CDS encoding response regulator encodes MRIPQHFFLVDDSLGDRLLAEEAFDQLCPDCTLTTVASGETALRMLRTKSVIPDVILLDINMPGMNGFELLQALKDDDDLAQIPVVMLSTSGAPGDIERAYSLQASSYLMKSPNFQAFLKQIDAFLKYWGGAQVAYAAE; translated from the coding sequence ATGAGGATTCCCCAGCACTTCTTCCTGGTCGACGATAGTTTGGGGGACCGCCTCCTGGCAGAAGAGGCGTTTGATCAACTCTGCCCTGACTGTACCCTCACCACCGTGGCCAGCGGAGAGACCGCGTTACGCATGCTCCGCACCAAGAGTGTCATTCCAGACGTGATTCTGCTGGACATCAATATGCCAGGCATGAACGGCTTCGAACTTCTGCAGGCGCTGAAAGACGATGACGACCTGGCGCAGATTCCCGTCGTCATGCTTTCGACCTCCGGTGCACCGGGAGACATTGAGCGGGCGTACAGCCTGCAGGCCAGCTCATACCTCATGAAGTCGCCCAACTTCCAGGCCTTCTTGAAGCAGATCGACGCTTTCCTGAAATACTGGGGTGGAGCACAGGTTGCCTATGCTGCCGAGTAA
- a CDS encoding IS630 family transposase (programmed frameshift), giving the protein MVQVWRPSRLSRAQLEERRLYVQQLLQDPEVTDRVIAETVGVAESTVRTWKQRLRERGSLEATRATGPRRRLTAEQLKQLQALLEAGSKAAGYKDERWTTSRVREVIGVQFEVWYHVDHVRKVLHQLGCPPQKPDPRAMERDEQAVQTWVQTVRPELKKKVAQGATLVFVDESGFSLKPTVTRTWAPRGQTPIIHAKAGWDKLSTLGAVTTRGQFLQHTVPGAVRGPQVLAFFEHLLRHIKGDLIVVLDNARIHHTKALRAFVEQQQRLTIQYLPPYAPELNPIEHLWAYVKGHLLGNFCPKDQGELKDRLNFAWRRLRASQLPAKLTHAYCSSQT; this is encoded by the exons ATGGTGCAGGTCTGGCGACCCTCAAGGCTGAGCCGCGCGCAACTCGAAGAACGACGGCTGTATGTGCAGCAACTTCTCCAGGATCCTGAAGTGACCGACCGCGTCATCGCTGAGACCGTCGGTGTTGCGGAAAGTACGGTCAGGACCTGGAAACAGCGACTCCGAGAACGAGGCAGTCTGGAGGCGACGCGGGCCACTGGTCCTCGGCGTCGCCTCACTGCTGAACAACTCAAGCAGCTCCAAGCCCTACTCGAGGCGGGTTCGAAGGCCGCGGGGTATAAGGATGAGCGCTGGACAACCTCCCGCGTGCGGGAGGTGATCGGGGTGCAATTTGAGGTGTGGTACCACGTCGATCACGTGAGGAAGGTACTCCATCAGCTGGGCTGCCCTCCTCAGAAGCCCGATCCACGCGCGATGGAGCGTGACGAACAAGCCGTTCAGACTTGGGTGCAGACCGTCCGACCCGAGTTG AAAAAAAAAGTCGCTCAGGGCGCAACCCTGGTCTTCGTTGACGAGAGTGGCTTCAGCCTGAAACCCACGGTCACGCGGACCTGGGCTCCACGTGGCCAGACCCCCATCATTCACGCCAAAGCCGGGTGGGACAAGCTCTCTACCCTGGGTGCAGTGACGACCCGTGGTCAATTTCTGCAGCACACCGTACCAGGAGCCGTTCGAGGGCCTCAGGTACTCGCGTTCTTTGAACATCTGCTCCGACATATCAAAGGCGACTTGATCGTCGTCTTGGACAACGCTCGCATTCATCATACGAAGGCCCTCCGGGCCTTCGTTGAGCAGCAACAGCGTCTCACCATCCAGTACCTGCCCCCATATGCCCCGGAGCTCAACCCGATCGAGCACCTTTGGGCCTATGTCAAAGGGCACCTGCTCGGCAATTTCTGCCCCAAAGACCAGGGCGAATTGAAAGATCGCTTGAACTTCGCCTGGCGTCGCCTTCGCGCCTCACAACTCCCCGCCAAGCTCACCCATGCCTATTGCTCGTCTCAAACCTAA
- a CDS encoding response regulator transcription factor — protein MPERILLIEDNLDLTALLQYDLQGAGYEVTTAADGRTGMRRAQEQHPDLVLLDLGLPDINGAQVALQLRKTSAVPIVILTAVDTVESKAELLSAGANDYLTKPFFPEELLVRVEAQLRRQPCGKDDTLTVGSLELRPQLRQCLYEEREVQLSPIEFDLLLLLARHPGRLYSVEQLEHELWNGAPLPGRQTLHMQMRNLHTKLRNVKAAGLIRTLRGMGYAFRPNYTE, from the coding sequence ATGCCTGAGCGCATTCTGCTCATTGAAGACAATCTAGACCTCACAGCGCTCCTTCAGTACGATCTTCAAGGTGCTGGGTATGAAGTGACGACCGCAGCGGACGGGCGAACTGGGATGCGCCGCGCACAAGAACAACACCCGGATCTGGTGCTGCTTGACCTGGGGCTGCCGGATATCAACGGGGCGCAAGTGGCTCTGCAACTCAGAAAGACCAGCGCAGTGCCCATCGTCATTCTGACAGCGGTGGATACCGTGGAGAGCAAGGCGGAGTTGCTGAGCGCCGGGGCCAACGACTACCTCACGAAGCCCTTCTTCCCGGAGGAACTGCTGGTCCGGGTCGAAGCCCAGTTGCGCCGTCAGCCGTGTGGTAAAGACGACACGCTTACCGTTGGGAGCCTGGAATTGCGTCCGCAACTCCGGCAGTGCCTCTACGAAGAACGTGAAGTGCAGCTTTCTCCTATAGAGTTTGACCTGCTGCTCCTCCTGGCCCGGCATCCCGGGCGGCTGTATTCTGTGGAGCAACTCGAACACGAACTCTGGAACGGTGCCCCGCTTCCAGGACGCCAAACGCTGCACATGCAGATGAGAAACCTCCACACCAAGCTCCGTAACGTGAAGGCGGCCGGGCTGATCCGAACCCTAAGGGGCATGGGGTACGCCTTCCGACCCAATTATACGGAATAA
- a CDS encoding IS982 family transposase: MCRYRLHHSLGRRAVIRQLHRWAKRHFSDQKRFKHQKLTDALLVALLLARFVFKQPYPSIWWNMLREDRVGLPSYTQAYMRSVRLLERLEALVSPAKRCAEVIIDSMPLPVCRPKRGKRCKFPGAKWGFGTQSDVYGYKLHAWVTPAGEIVQSLLKPANLHDTTVSYELNRRWPEFGGPKIIGDKGYCCLGYLFPPKKNTRYDNGWRQDRHPKLRKRIETVFSQLVEAQIRSVQTKTLPSLRLRVVLAVLAHNLAQP, encoded by the coding sequence ATGTGCAGATACCGTCTCCATCATAGTTTAGGTCGTCGTGCGGTGATTCGTCAGCTCCACCGTTGGGCGAAGCGGCACTTCAGCGATCAGAAGCGATTTAAGCATCAGAAGCTGACGGATGCCCTGCTCGTGGCCCTCTTGCTCGCTCGCTTCGTGTTCAAGCAGCCGTATCCCTCGATCTGGTGGAACATGTTGAGGGAAGACCGCGTCGGTCTTCCCTCCTACACCCAGGCGTACATGCGAAGCGTGCGTCTGCTGGAACGCCTCGAAGCCTTGGTCAGCCCCGCCAAACGCTGTGCAGAAGTGATCATTGACTCCATGCCGCTCCCGGTATGTCGCCCGAAACGAGGCAAGCGGTGCAAGTTCCCGGGAGCGAAATGGGGGTTTGGGACCCAGAGCGACGTGTACGGGTACAAGCTGCATGCCTGGGTGACACCCGCAGGGGAGATCGTCCAGTCCCTCCTCAAACCCGCCAATCTTCACGACACCACCGTCAGCTATGAGTTGAACCGGAGGTGGCCTGAGTTCGGCGGGCCAAAGATCATTGGGGACAAGGGCTATTGCTGCCTGGGCTACCTGTTCCCACCCAAGAAAAACACCCGCTATGACAACGGGTGGCGGCAAGACCGCCACCCAAAGCTCCGCAAACGCATTGAAACCGTCTTTTCACAATTGGTCGAAGCTCAAATTCGCTCCGTTCAGACCAAAACACTTCCCTCTCTCCGGCTCCGCGTCGTCCTGGCCGTCCTCGCCCATAACCTCGCTCAGCCCTAA